The genomic stretch ttttgcatCAATTAAACTCCagaaataatggtccagtttcgTTATTTAAgcctatatttaggcattgaaattGTTTCCTGTCTTCTGTTGCAATGGacggcaaggatggacatggattgcaAGTTGATAACGTTGGGCCGACCTTTTTAAAGCCTGCTAAAATCCATCCAAAAATCATCATGGTTTTATAGTGCTCCCTCATGAAATTGTGTTATATATGTTCTTTAGAACTCttcaggagcattttgtgtatgggttaAGTTACTTGGTAATGACTTTAGGACAGAAATGGCAGCATTATCCATGTGAAATAGCCCCTTTAAGTATCGCAAGAGTGAAGCTGAAGGTCAAGGACAAACATGAATTCTCCTTACACAGTCTCACACTCGGGAACTTGACCAGTAAGGTATGGCAAAAGCAACGACGCGGCATCATCCCTACGGAGCTCCTTCAAGAACTGGTACAGAGTAAAGACTGTGGCATCTGAGCGCTGTGACCAGTCCTGCAACAGCTTTTGGGTTGCCTCGCATGGTGTGAGTTCCCAATTTTGTGTATATACGCTGCTATAATTCATAAGACCCGCCAGCCTCTTCCAATCCTTGCTTGCGTTTAGGTGCATTGCTAGCCTCTCGGTCACATCTGCTCGGGTTTTACTGAATTTGAAGTTATTTTCTAtttgaacaaaaagaaagagaagagatGCTATCACTGATGTCTTTCCTTTTGTTAGAGTACATCACTGTGCATAAGTAGTCCTAGCAATATACAGGATGTTTGCCACATTAACTAGAAAATACAAGTAAATGACTTAGCCCTCCAATCCTGAAGGCAGTTTTAGGCAGTCCCACTCAATCCTTCACTTTACCCTGTTCACAGTAAGTGgctcaaaattgaaaaaggtCCATTTTTTAGCCATTCCTGGCAGTTAACAAGAATCTTGTACCCGCACCTTGAAATCATAGACACCTAGGCATGGTGCCTGAGTATGGTACTCGCTGGGCCCTTATGTGAACACACCCATTTTTCAAGTATTAATGCTAGCATTCAGGAACAGTGCCTGATGATGAGGTCAAGACCTTGTACTCAGCGACAAAAGCTGGCAGTAAGTTCCTGTATGCACACCATTTTGTTAGTTCTGGGACAGTCCAATGCTTTGTACTTGCTGCTCAgctcatgtttcaaaatggcacCTGACAGGGCAAAATGGAGTAACCATGTACACAGTGACATATCAGGTACTCAGGTTGTGTAAACACAACACCACTCTGTACTGTACCCAAGTACTCATTCCCCAGCACCAGGTGTGGACAACCCCCTTAGCGACAGGCCTAGCTACTTTCACATACTTTAATAGCAGCACCCATCATAACGGAGACAGTTCTCTGGTTGATACTACAATCAAGCTTAATCACAGTTACCTTTTATAAGCAATGGGGTACCAGCTGACACAGCACATGATTCTGAAATAAAGATGCCACAAAAGTGTCAGTATCAGTCGTACAATTATTTAAAGTGAGATAAAAACTTCTTTACGACTACAAGATGTTAACATCAAAGGGGCAACCTCATGCTATTCACTACATTTTTGAAAAGCTTAAATGCTTCAAAGTTGTAAAAGCTTCCTCACCTTTTGGACCCGAGCATTTCTTCAGGGTGGTGACTTTAGTTTTAATTGTTTGGCATAAGTTTATTTTCTGGTGAAGAACCAGGCCTAATATGATCAACACTAATAGCATTATGACAGCACGATACCCCCACATCTCATCCTGAAACCTCTTTTGCGCTTTAATCTCAGCTGGTGTTGGGTTAAGGTCAGCTGCAAAATATAAATTAGTAAGAACATCAATTCCTTTTTATAACAACTTTCAATGAAGGGACATGAAGCAAATTAACGCTAAGAAAAAAGTACTCTCACACTTCTATACAAAGTCCTGGCAGCACAAATCTGCAGTAAAAGCCTAATATTAAAACTACAAGTCTACAGAACAGCAGGTAGTTTTTGGAATAACCTTTTCCCAACCAAGAGTCCCATAACTTTTATCTCCTcaaattctcataacttttatCTCCTCAAATTCCTGAGAGTGGCATATGGCTCTCTTTGGTGTCCTCAATTATTCTAACCAATCAAACATgcctatttcttttgttttagaaacTCTATTCGGCTATGACTAATAGGAAAACAGTAAAGATTTGGTTTGCACTTACTATCAGGGATGGTGTTCATACGTTTCTGTAAAGAATTCAATGGTTGAAATTTtcaacatgttgatgttgcaatgAATCAATtattggaaatatttttttactgtGGATCAGTGAACTCAGAATTTTTTCTGTACGTTTGGGTGATCaaattctctttcttctttGATTATAAGATAATCAACAAGACAATGTACACGTTTTGGACTGTCTTCtaaaggagacaaaggaaatcgAGAGTCAACAAGGTTCAAAACtattaacctgaatttaattttgtcttGTAACAATTACATGGCATGTACAGTACCTCTTTCAACAAGCTTAGTCCCAGTAACTGGTTCTTGAGAGGTAATATGTGGAGAAGAGGAAGGGGGTGTACTTGTTGGAAGTTTCCTACAAACAGTGTTTCGTTTTGGCGAACACTCCTCCACCACAAACTCTCCTTTATGGCAGCGATCGCATGGTACACACAGATTATTTAATACAAAGTCTTCCTGAAAAGATAATAACATAAAGACAGTTGCAGAAGAACCAcaatttaaaacagaaaaatgcaaatggacaacatgatatcttcacatgagaaaataacatgttatcttcgcACATGAAAAG from Porites lutea chromosome 1, jaPorLute2.1, whole genome shotgun sequence encodes the following:
- the LOC140937749 gene encoding tumor necrosis factor receptor superfamily member 16-like: MRLSVFVALLCWACGLVCGLSCPTGQFRSSVSGLCCNLCPAGHFMSKECQTSANDTQCLPCRSGTYNAKENKDTACRNCRTSCRDQKETIVKNCSSISDIQCKCSDNYYRDPHSLQCRKCTSCMKKGLVSVSRCEEYKDAVCKACGKEDFVLNNLCVPCDRCHKGEFVVEECSPKRNTVCRKLPTSTPPSSSPHITSQEPVTGTKLVERADLNPTPAEIKAQKRFQDEMWGYRAVIMLLVLIILGLVLHQKINLCQTIKTKVTTLKKCSGPKESCAVSAGTPLLIKENNFKFSKTRADVTERLAMHLNASKDWKRLAGLMNYSSVYTQNWELTPCEATQKLLQDWSQRSDATVFTLYQFLKELRRDDAASLLLPYLTGQVPECETV